agctgattgtggactacaggaaaagggccgagcacgcccccattcatgGCAACGGGGGTGTAGTGGAGATGGTCCACTACACCCCAACGGTGTCCACATGACTAAGGACCTactatggtccaaacacaccaacatagtCATGAAGAGAGCATGACAACACCTCAGgagtctgaaaagatttggcgtgggtcctcagatcctcaaaaagttctacagctgtaccatcgagagcatcctgactgaatgcatcaccgcctgatatggcaactgctctgcctctgacagcaaggtgctacagagggtagtgcgtacaggccagtacatcgctagggccaagcttcctgccacccagaacctctataccaggcggtgtcagaggaaggccctaaaaatttccaaagactccagtcaccctagttatagactgttttctcagctaccgcacgacaagcggtaccggaccttcaagtttaggtccaaaagggttctaacacgttctacctccaagccataagaatgctgaacagctaatcaaatggctacccggactgacccccccccccttttacgctgctgctactcgctgtttattatctatgcatagtcactttacccctacctacatgtacatattacctcaattaccctgactaacctgtacccgcgcacattgactcggtaccagtaccccctttatatagcctagttattgatattttattgttactcttttacattttttttttactttagtttatttggtcaatattttcttaactctaatttttcttaaaactgcattgttaagggcttgtaagtaagcatttcacagtaaggtctgttATATTTGGCACTTTTgacaaaatacatttgatttgaagtggccggcagtgggagaagatggaacgagatgatTGTGGCCGACATTCTACTAATTTTCTTATCAAATAAACATTTGACCTCAATTCAgctttctgttcccaaaactacaatctgttatgaacagagtagactacgttttgtagactttaccctttaccAAAGTTTGAAAACATGTCATTGTTTAGAAGGTgtgcaaaggcgaattgagttattgcataCGCACACTTCAGAGTAGGCgatccctaacggaaatatgcaaatgtaGCTGGAACgcaccaataggatctcactagctcgtgcttggctctgccgaCCTCCtagcttgttctgcccactatgactcatttgttcgCATATGAAACGACgtgctgtggtctatcttggtttagttataaaaatctttggCCGAGTGTCTATGGGTTTCTTCTTCTTTAGGATTTGGTTGGCGGATCGCATCCAACTTTTGGGTGGGTACACCGCCACGTACTGTACTGGTGTGTGAGGCCATTCACGGCCTACGTACATTCAATTATtgatacagtaatatagaaaATTGTGGAAAAGGAACATTTCCCCGCCAACAATTGACCCTCTCCAAAAAAAACACTACACTAGTCCACTATTTAACCCGATCTAATTATACTCCAGACCAATGGTCTGAGAGGACAGAATACTACCAATCAACACCCCCTACAACTGCTCTGAAATAAATCCTCGCAatcccaagtacttctctgccgctgccaccacaacctctattttctgTGACCCATGATCCATTTCTGCAGTACAATTGACAACCATGGCTATAAATGCTGAAAAGCCCACCTTACTGAAAAGAATATTCTTCCAAtcactctctcttggtctctgccTATCCACAGGAATCCTCTCAGTATCCCTCACCCtgtacccatcttcctctacgcCTCACTTCACTGCTTCGGCATACACCACTTTCCGTactactctaaccctggcaacctaaacctgcctctctctcaaaGGACACCTCCAATCTCCATCCCCATGGGCAATCCcatagctaacacacacacaactttctccaccgatactacacattcctttttcctcatgccctcctgcacacttctcacatctaggaatctccctcctacacactgctgcaacatgccCATAAACTTGACACCTGAAACACCGTAGTATTTTCAGAACAAAAGCTCTCAAGgataacaggtagcctagtggttagagcattgggccagtaaccaaaaggttgctagatcaaatccctgagctgacaaggtaaaaacctgaacccactgttcctagaccgtcattgcaAATAAATGTGTTCTTAAGTGATTTGCCTTAAATGACTTACACTTCCTAACTTGACCTTGTCAAGACTACATCAAAACTTAGCAGGACAGACAATGTCTTCTCCATTTCCCCAGACTCGACACCGGATCTGCATCGCACCAAACAGCAGGCATGACAGGTACTGGGAATCTTCAATTTCAACTAATCCTCCTCAACACTTAATGCCTCCCCCTTTATCACTCCTCTCCACGACACCCTGCTCCAGAGAGCAAAGCAAGTCACATTTCTTGTCTCCGGAGCGCCCGCTCCCTCTGGACTGAAGAAACACAAATCATCACTAATCCACTCTGAGTTACTCTCACCAACTAAACAGTCCCCCAACCTGACACCacatatggatcagccaaaaTGCAAGGATCCATTCTCTCCACAAACCTCACCTGGCCAGAATCATCCTTTTCATCCTCGGGACGAGGCCCGAACTCGGCGGTCCTCACCGCCTTCTTTTGTGACCTGTGCCTCTCGCAGTCTGCAGGTTTCTTCTTCTTTTAAGTTTTATGGCAGACTACACCTATTGGTgtattgccgccacctactgtacaggGACTTCTTTGATATTATGGCGGGCCGCAAACAAATACTATCGGTGCACCTACTGTTTTGGCTGTATATCACCCCAAATAATAAACACAATTATTTGGTTGATTCTATTATGTCCactttcttaatttttttttttgtgcagtACAATTAATCACATGCACAATAAACATAAAATCCACCTTCTTCAGCATATCAGTTTCCCTCAACTGTTTAACAGCCCTCAATCTCCACAGTCTGCGGAACATCCAACGCCATATCTTCAGCTCCCTAACCTCCTTCAAATATTTCACGTGCCTCCGTGTATACCTGCTGTATAGCCCTGACCCTCCGTGTAGGAGGCCTGCTGTATAGCTCTAACCCTCCGTGTAGGAGGCCTGCTGTATAGCCCTGACCCTCCGTGTAGGAGGCCTGCTGTATAGCTCTGACCCTCCGTGTAGGAGGCCTGCTGTATAGCTCTGACCCTCCGTGTAGGAGGCCTGCTGTATAGCCCTGACCCTCCGTGTAGGAGGCCTGCTGTATAGCTCTGACCCTCCGTGTAGGAGGCCTGCTGTATAGCCCTGACCCTCCGTGTAGGAGGCCTGCTGTATAGCTCTGACCCTCCGTGTAGGAGGCCTGCTGTATAGCTCTGACCCTCCGTGTAGGAGGCCTGCTGTATAGCCCTGACCCTCCGTGTAGGAGGCCTGCTGTATAGCTCTGACCCTCCGTGTAGGAGGCCTGCTGTATAGCCCTGACCCTCCGTGTAGGAGGCCTGCTGTATAGCCCTGACCCTCCGTGTAGGAGGCCTGCTGTATAGCCCTGACCCTCCGTGTAGGAGGCCTGCTGTATAGCCCTGACCCTCCGTGTAGGAGGCCTGCTGTATAGCTCTGACCCTCCGTGTAGGAGGCCTGCTGTATAGCTCTGACCCTCCGTGTAGGAGGCCTGCTGTATAGCCCTGACCCTCCGTGTAGGAGGCCTGCTGTATAGCTCTGACCCTCCGTGTAGGAGGCCTGCTGTATAGCCCTGACCCTCCGTGTAGGAGGCCTGCTGTATAGCTCTGACCCTCCGTGTAGGAGGCCTGCTGTATAGCTCTGACCCTCCGTGTAGGAGGCCTGCTGTATAGCCCTGACCCTCCGTGTAGGAGGCCTGCTGTATAGCTCTGACCCTCCGTGTAGGAGGCCTGCTGTATAGCCCTGACCCTCCGTGTAGGAGGCCTGCTGTATAGCCCTGACCCTCCGTGTAGGAGGCCTGCTGTATAGCCCTGACCCTCCGTGTAGGAGACCTGCTGTATAGCCCTGACCCTCCGTGTAGGAGACCTGCTGTATAGCCCTGACCCTCCGTGTGCGAGACCTGCTATATAGCCCTGACCCTTGCCACTTCATACTCTTTTATCCTAACCAGGCACTCCGGGGAATTGAGAACATGGTTGCCATCACAATTACAACATTGTACACCCTCAGATTCTTCAACAACATTCCTTCGGCACACACTTGATACATGTCCGTATCTTTAGCAATTTCGGCTAAACAACGGCTTGAACACAAAAGCTATCTTAACATATCCCACCTTCACATGTGAAGGGAGATACTCTTCGTCAAACATAAACAATACTGACAGACTTTCTTCTTTTCCCCCATCCACTACACGGTTCATCCGGTGTGCTCCAACTACTCCTGGTATGCTCCTCGTAACCACGAGTCCTCCACATCCAACGTAATGTCAGAGATGACACCTTTTAACGGTGCTACAAAAATCTAAACTCTTCACTTCAAAGGTCCATCTGCGGGTTTTCACtgctcccttgtacttgattgattaattaaggtcactaattagtaaggaactccccacacctggggTTTAATTGAAAGGGAAAACACTAAAACCTGCATACACTAGGCCCTCCTTGgtatgagtttgacacccctggtctacatgagattattatgcatatttttatttgtcaaaaggcagtcaagcatcaatcatcatgtcaccaaaataaaaccctcaatatttattgaaaaggaGCATCAAGACCCCCTGTGCACTTTCACCTCCCTGTGAAgttaatcatttatttaatctgtagcctaataaactgcatggtttcccaagtCATAGCGGGAGGAACACACACCATaccatcgcgtgactccaagtttactttgatatgatggttattatatcaatatttgcgcataaaggcatTCCAACACTATTTCTCTCATTATTaattttaccaacacaaaaagatcccaccatgtcgaatgaACAAATTCTGTCgtcatttataaaattgtactgaAAATacatgtttccatcacagctgtttatatttttttttggggggggtggtgtgactttactcacataaaaaaTTGGGATGGAAACACCATGTGTTTGATGACATTCCAATTGCTCCTTTCCAGAcatttattatgagccatcctccactCAGCAGCCTACACTAATGGAAACATAGTTACTGACTCAAATTAATGAAATTAGTATAAATAATTGTTCCTTTGACTGAACGAATCGAAAAGATCACAATGAGTAAAAAGACTCGACCTTTCCATCGCTAGAAAAAGACCAGTGAGGTCTTCCCTATGCCTTAACCAGAGATACCTTTAAGGAGATGCAAAAATCCACTGGAATCGTAATAACACCCATCGTGTACGTTGCCCATGCGTTATCAATGAGCCGCGCGGTGcattctgggacaaggagagcTCTACTTTAAGGTGTAATGGGAGTCAATTGGGTGCTagctcaaaaaatatatattggcaTACGTCTCGTCAACAAGAAGTACAACATAACAAATATTTTCGgagatgtgagataattaacttaTCTGTAATATCACATAGCTTTGGAATCTTGACATTAAGTACTTTCGAGGTAAATAGGCAGGTTTCTAGATTCGGTTTAGCAACCGCGTGACGCTTTATGACAACGTGAACGCGATTGGTCGACAGTGTGCTGGGTGAGACCTTATACATTCACCCATTTATTGCCCAGTGGGATTcatatctcctcctttctctaATAAATCTGCCTTAACCACAGAGTTTTTAAACCCAGAGGGGCAACATTGCGAGACTTTCGGGAAAGCTTGTGAAGCAGGCCAGGGTTTGAGTAGTCAATGAGAGaagttttatatttttttatttatcgaaatctaaaggcacaacctagattcgagccaatgtTTTAAGTAATTGTACATGTTATTAGTCCAACCTGTTAAAAGTGATAAACTGCACCTTTTCATTTTCGTCAAACACTATTTTATATTGGATTGCCTTTGATTTGATGGCAAGCACATGCGCAGTTTGGCGTTTGTCGACCGTTAGACCCGATTACGTGTTTCTGCGCATGAGTTTAGCTAGacaacgtcgccatgacatcgcctacgaGCGTGATCGTGGATTTATAAAGGATAAGCAGTTTCTGTCTTTGTCTTAACTGGCAGCTCGCTCCGCTTTACGTACGTCCTGGGTAACATCCGGGATTATGTTTCAACGCGCAGTCTCAATTCTTATAACATCTTTGTAAgcaatttgttttgtatttaatttcAATTATGCCACACGAGTCGCTTTAATTATCAAAATAGAAATCGGTTCTGTATGACGATAAGAAGAAAATGCTTCACGTAGATTAATTCCAAAAGGGGAATCATTTTTCTCCGGCAAATCTTATGCCAGCCTTTGAGCTGGGTCCTTGAACTGTAAACAGTCGCCTTTGATTGCTTTCTCAGTGTTTCCGAGACAACGAGCTGTACATATATTGGTCACTTTAACTGATACTCGAGTGCAGAATGGTAACGTGAGAAGGAAAACATGAAAAAACATAACAGAAAAATATTCATCCTGATAGTTTTTGTGTATGTGGTGTTTTCCTTGTATGCTGCATACAACGTGTTTTTTAATACGAAGGTGATCACCCGTGTCCACAGAGTGGTGAAGAAAATTACAGTCGCAACCTCAGGTaaattacctagctagctacttatCTGACAAAATAAACTCACTGTCCATAGTTTGCGGGTCATGTCCAATGCTGTATATGATCATATACAGTCAACACGTGAATACCCTGACATGGTTATGGACTGGTCATGTGAATTGGCTATTTGAaaaccactaactagctagctccaATAAGTGTTCTTGTACTGTTGTTTTGGTGATTacaggtggtggtgttgtggctcCTTACATTGGGGATGATGTGTGGAACCCTTGGGAGGATGAGCAGGCTAATGCGCTTTCTGCTCTGCACAAACAGAGGGAGGCTTTCAGACAATACCAGGAGCGCATTGACAAGAACAGGCCCAAGAGATACAAAGTTCAAATCTGGGGGAAAGCGGCCATAGGTAATGCTTTTTTAGGGATCTTCTGTGATAAGTTGTACAATATTGCTTGATATCTCTTTGTTGTTTGACGCTTCCTCTTACAATGTTAGGTTACATTATGGCGTAAAAAACATTCTTATGGATATTGTCCCTCTGAAGTAACTCCTCTCTTCTATCAGGACTTTACCTTTGGGAACATATTTTAGAAGGTCCCCTCAGCCCCACTGACATACAAgcacagtggagagagggggagatacaggTGGGAAAGATAGATTTCAGGTAAGGCATCACAAATGAGACTCCTATCACAATATAAGATGCATATGATCTAGCTGATGTCAGCTATTCTGACAGCCCTCCACccaccatctgtctgtctgtagtttcTACACAGGCCCAGCGGTGATCCAAGGCCACGTTCCTCtggacacagacagtgtggttctGGTGCTGAACGGCCGGGAGCAGCAGAAGATCTCCTACGCCACCCGGTGGCTGCAGCATGTCCAGACCTTGATGCAGTTCCACGCTGTGAATCGTGTGGCTGTGGTTCTGCTGGGCAGCGAGCGCTGCACCAACGACTGGATCAGCCCCTACCTGAGGAGGCACGGGGGCTTTGTGGACCTGCTCTTCCTGGTCTATGACAGCCCCTGGGTCAACGACAAGGATGTCTTCCAGTGGCCCCTTGGAGTAGCCACGTAGGTCATCTGAACCCTTATTCATAAAGTGTCAGAGAAGGAGTGCTAATCTAGGATCAGTTATATCTTTGAGATCATAATTATATGGAAAGAggacctgatcttagatcagcactcctactctgaaatgGTTTGTTAATACAGGCCCTGATTTAGTTTGAGGGTTTCTCTGAGTTTGTTTCTCATGTTTCAGAATTCTGCACTTCTTGTTTGTCTTTCTTCCCTCAACATGTACTTTTCCCTTCTTTCAATCATGTTTCCATTGTAGGTTACATAATAGTACATTTTAACACTTTAGGTATAGCATTGCACCAGAGAGGAGCATATTTTAAAAGTGGATTTGTATGCCCACTCTGTTCAGATACAGGCAGTTTCCTGTGGTCATGCCAAACTCTCATATGGTGAGCTCCACAAGGCCTTTCCTCTGTAACTTCCTGGGAACTGTCTACAAGAACTCCTCGAGGGAAGCACTCATGGAGATCTTGAAACAAACAGGACTGGACAAAGAGTGCATCACTACTGGCAGAGAGAAGTATTTCACTATGCTGTCACTGTCAAGCACTGTATCAATTCACAATAATGGTTTTCCGTCCAATTTTTGCATCCTGTCTTTCTCAATGAGGTTTGGACCTCTAGTAGCTCACTTCACTTGAAATACTTTTGTTGGTAGGCTTTGTTTACCAGTGAAATATCAATTGAGTCAGCACACTCAAATAGAAGTTCATCCCTTTTTTGATCTTTGCGTTTGAAAATTCATGAAGCGCAAAGGGAATTTACAAGTACTATATGAATATATTCACAACAGAAGAACTGTTTAAATACGTAATACATAAAAATAACTCCCTGCTCACTAGACGTTAATATTCCTCCTCTTCTGCGTCAGGTGGCTTCCTCAGGAGACAGTGGAGAGTCTGAGACGGTACCAGACAGCCCTGGCCCAAAGCGAGCTCACCCTCTGCCCTGTGGGAATCAACACGGAGTGCTACCGCATCTACGAGGCCTGTGCCTACGGCTCCGTACCCGTGGTGGAAGACATGGTGACCCCAGGTGGGTGCTCTGCTGCACGCAGCTCCCCACTGCGTCTCCTCAAAGCTGCAGGAGCCCCCTTCATCTTTCTCAAAGACTGGAAGGAGCTTCCAGGCCTCCTGGAAAAGGAGAAGATGATGAGCCAGGAGGAAaggactgagaggaggaggagactgctGGAGTGGTATAGCAGTTTCCGACAGCAGATGAAGGACAGGTTCACCGAGGTCTTAGAGGAGACCTTCTTCAAAAACATCTAAGTCTTTTTAAAGCTCAGAGTAAAACACAAAATGGCACATAGTTACGAGGTACAATGTGGATCTCATTGGCAGTGTGTTTAAGGGAGAAAAGCCACATTTTTGTGGGCTTATGGCTCCATTTTGTAAAGTTTCCACTGGTAGCTGACAACTGTCTCAAGATAATGttcaaacaaaacatttatttcaggCTATGGGTGAATTATATTAGAATGAGGTGGCTGTAAATCTTGTTCTTCATAATTTATTTTACATAGTTCAAGATTTACATGTATTTATGTTGTAACTTAAAAGATTAGGGATTTCAGTTACTCTTGAACTACTTGCTGAATGCACACTCCAAAGCAACATTGTATTCGACCTTTCAGTAAGGCCCAGTTATTGTAATTTTTACCCGAGGAGGGTggcgctataggaggacaggctcgttgtaatggctggaatggaatgaaatGAATGGCACTGTATCAAATACagtaaacatatggaaaccacatgtttaacGTTCCATTTATTCCGTTACAataagcctgtcctcctatagctcctcccaccagcctcctctgatatcTTTCCCATTTAGATATTTGTCGGGTGGATATCTCCTTTACATTTATCATAGACCTGTCCTTGAACTATGTAGGGCTTGTTATTGTGACAAGAGTAGGTCTATCTCCAGTGCAATTGCAGTAAACCATATCCTGTGGTAAACCATAACCTCATATTTTCATGCTGTTAATGCATTAGAGCTTGAAAAATGATTAACACTGTTCCTGTAGCATCTTGTTTTCTGTGAAATGTTGTAAACTGTTTGTTTTGCTATTAAAACGTGTAATGTTTGTTAagttgtaaatgttttattttttcatGAGACTGGAGAGAAAATGAATCTGTACCATAACATGATCACCAGCAGATGGAGCAATAGAACCACATTAATTTCAGTACACATTGCTTTGCTGAATATatagtaccagtgaaaagttgacatagtgttgatgtcttcaccattattattctatgtaataacataagtaataaacagtgttaaacatatcaaaatatatattttatatttgagattcttcaaagtagccaccctttgcctgacagctttgcacacacttggcattctctcaaccagcttcacctggaatgcttttccaacagtcttgaaggagttcccatgtatgctgagcacttgttggctgcttttccttcactctgcggtccaactcatcccaaaccatttcaattgggttgggtgattgtggaggtcaggtcatctgatgcagcaccatcactctccttcttggtcaaatagcccttacacagcctggaggtgtgttgggtcatagtcctgttgaaaaccaaatgatagtcccactaagcgcaaaccagatgggatggcgtatcgatgcagaatgctgtggtagccatgctggttaagtgtgccttgaattctaaataaatcacagacattgtcaccagcaaagcaccatcacacctcctccatgctttacggtgggaaccacacatgcggagatcatctgttcacctactctgcatctctcaaagacacggcggttggaaccaaaaatcgcaaatttggactcatcagacctaaggacagatttccaccggtctaatgtccattgaaagtctcttcttattggtgttttttagtagtggtttctttgcagcaatttgaccgtTAAGCCCTAATtcccacagtctcctctgaacagttgatgttgagatgtgtctgttacttgaactctgtgaagcatttatttgggctggaatGTCTGAGGCCGGTAgcgctaatgaacttatcctctgcagcagagataactctgggtcttcctttcctgaggcggtcctcatgagaggcagtttcatcatactgcttgatggttttgcgattgcacttgaagaaactttcaaagttcttgaaactttccggattgactgaccttcatgttttaaagtaaggatggactgtcgtttccctttgcttatttgagcttagttttctaccaaatcaaatcaatgtttatttgtcacgtgcgccgaatacaacaggtgtagaccttacagtgaaatgcttacttacaggctctaaccaatagtgcaaaaaaggtattaggtgaacaataggtaagtaaagaaataaaacaacagtaaaaatacaggctatatacagtagcgaggctataaaagtagcgaggctacatacagactggttagtcaggctcattgaggtagtatgtacatgtagatctggttaaagtgactatgcatatatgatgaacagagagtagcagtagtgtgaAAGAGaggttggcgggtggcgggacacaatgcaaatagtccgggtagccatttgattacctgttcaggagtcttatggcttggggggaaaaactgttgagaagcctttttgtccttgacttggcactccggtaccgcttgccatgcgatagtagagagaacagtctatgactggggtggctggggtctttgacaatctttagggccttcctctgacaccacctggtgtagaggtcctggatggcaggcagcttagccccagtgatgtactgggccgtacgctctaccctctgtagtgccttgcggtcagaggctgagaaattgccataccaggcagggatgcaaccagtcgggatgctctcgatgttgcagctgtagagccttttgaggatctcaggacccatgccaaatctttttagtttcctgagggggaaatagggctatcttctgtataccacccctaccttgtcacaacacaactgattggctcaaaagcattaagagggaaagaaattccacaaattaacttttaacaaggcacacctgttaattgaaatgtcatccaggtgactacctcatgaagctggttgagagaatgccaagagtgtgcaaagctgtcatcaaggcaaagggtggctactttgaagaatctcaaatataaaatcgttttttggttactacatgattccatatgtgttatttcatagttttgatttcttcactattattctacaatgtagaaaatagtcaaacaaagaaaaacccttgaatgactaggtgagtccaaacttttgactggtactgtatatttggggagtatatatatatatatactgagcaaatatgaacgcaacatgtaacaatttcaaagattcgactgagttatagttcatatgaggaaatcagtcaatttcaaTTAATTCACTAGGCCCTAATCtgtgactgggaatatagatatgcatctgttggtcacagatacctttaaaaaaggtagggttgtggatcagaaaaccagtcagtatctggtgtgaccaccatttgcctcatgcagcgggacacatctccttcacatagagttgatcgagctgt
This genomic stretch from Salvelinus alpinus chromosome 15, SLU_Salpinus.1, whole genome shotgun sequence harbors:
- the rxylt1 gene encoding ribitol-5-phosphate xylosyltransferase 1; the encoded protein is MKKHNRKIFILIVFVYVVFSLYAAYNVFFNTKVITRVHRVVKKITVATSGGGVVAPYIGDDVWNPWEDEQANALSALHKQREAFRQYQERIDKNRPKRYKVQIWGKAAIGLYLWEHILEGPLSPTDIQAQWREGEIQVGKIDFSFYTGPAVIQGHVPLDTDSVVLVLNGREQQKISYATRWLQHVQTLMQFHAVNRVAVVLLGSERCTNDWISPYLRRHGGFVDLLFLVYDSPWVNDKDVFQWPLGVATYRQFPVVMPNSHMVSSTRPFLCNFLGTVYKNSSREALMEILKQTGLDKECITTGREKWLPQETVESLRRYQTALAQSELTLCPVGINTECYRIYEACAYGSVPVVEDMVTPGGCSAARSSPLRLLKAAGAPFIFLKDWKELPGLLEKEKMMSQEERTERRRRLLEWYSSFRQQMKDRFTEVLEETFFKNI